The following proteins come from a genomic window of Pyxidicoccus sp. MSG2:
- a CDS encoding RNA polymerase sigma factor gives MEMENLILETFARAFEPRTRAAYDGSRPYAHFLMGIARNVLLEQSRNREVAVGLEPYESQGELPEDGGGLTQLLEDREVEALVAGFKEGLSAEERALFELRFGEGLAQETAASRMGLTRIQVRRREHGIKTRLLGFLQARGYLEGLETRGWSFFRRRGDS, from the coding sequence ATGGAAATGGAGAACCTCATCCTGGAGACCTTCGCCCGGGCCTTCGAGCCCCGGACGCGCGCGGCCTATGACGGCTCGCGGCCGTACGCCCACTTCCTCATGGGCATCGCCCGCAACGTGCTGCTGGAGCAGTCGCGCAACCGCGAGGTCGCGGTGGGCCTGGAGCCCTACGAGTCGCAGGGCGAGCTGCCGGAAGACGGCGGTGGGCTGACCCAGCTGCTGGAGGACCGGGAGGTGGAGGCGTTGGTGGCGGGATTCAAGGAAGGACTCTCCGCGGAGGAGCGGGCGCTGTTCGAGCTGCGCTTCGGAGAAGGGCTGGCACAGGAGACGGCGGCGAGCCGGATGGGACTCACCCGCATCCAGGTGCGGCGGCGGGAGCACGGCATCAAGACGCGGCTGCTCGGCTTCCTCCAGGCGCGCGGCTACCTGGAAGGACTGGAGACCCGGGGCTGGAGCTTCTTCAGACGGCGAGGCGATTCATGA
- a CDS encoding zf-HC2 domain-containing protein — MSECADTKAKRALEALFHGELDAEGFTWLRAHAATCPSCRETYDRLARVESSLEKRALPQARKALLEQALFARLAESTAAAPARAPVRATPPAERFSFFRPWMGVSLGLAATAALALLVVRPQQVDETQDSAWQARSGQPGAAWGVRAFCIGADGQVRGEARPGGTLACAEGGAVQFSYTAPQAARLSIEATSPSGEPLHFFPSEGPTADVALGVDVILPFSTPVQEGWLSGALEVRARFTDARGQPLAETRVTLTPR; from the coding sequence ATGAGTGAGTGCGCGGACACGAAGGCGAAGCGGGCCCTGGAGGCACTCTTCCATGGTGAGCTGGACGCGGAGGGCTTCACCTGGCTGCGCGCCCACGCGGCCACCTGCCCGAGCTGCCGCGAGACGTACGACAGGCTCGCGCGCGTGGAGTCCTCGCTGGAGAAGCGCGCGCTTCCGCAAGCCCGCAAGGCGCTGCTGGAGCAGGCGCTGTTCGCGCGGCTCGCGGAGAGCACGGCCGCTGCTCCGGCGCGGGCGCCCGTGCGGGCCACGCCGCCCGCGGAGCGCTTCTCCTTTTTTCGTCCCTGGATGGGCGTGTCACTGGGCCTCGCGGCGACCGCGGCGCTCGCGCTCCTGGTGGTGAGGCCACAGCAGGTGGATGAGACGCAGGACTCCGCGTGGCAGGCGCGCTCGGGGCAGCCGGGCGCGGCGTGGGGCGTGCGGGCCTTCTGCATCGGCGCGGACGGGCAGGTGCGCGGCGAGGCGCGGCCCGGCGGGACGCTCGCGTGCGCGGAAGGGGGCGCGGTGCAGTTCAGCTACACGGCGCCCCAGGCGGCGCGGCTGAGCATCGAAGCAACGTCCCCTTCCGGAGAGCCGCTGCACTTCTTCCCCAGCGAAGGCCCGACGGCGGACGTGGCCCTGGGGGTGGATGTCATCCTGCCCTTCAGCACTCCGGTGCAGGAGGGGTGGCTCAGCGGTGCGCTGGAGGTGCGTGCGCGCTTCACGGATGCCCGGGGACAGCCCCTGGCCGAGACGCGGGTGACGCTCACGCCGCGCTGA
- a CDS encoding CDP-alcohol phosphatidyltransferase family protein — MQRRANLVLLNTLSLSRLPMAVAFIAIPDTVVRAVLVMLAAFTDFLDGWIARHRGLATRIGALIDPVADRGFMVTAILVCYLDGLIALPEVLLLVVRDIGTAIGFIVARVVPGLRSVELKARLLGKVVTSLQLVALLCVLLFPPAVSPLVALIGVLSLASVVDYSRAVLHARVRGRESSQAHVHHGPTEGPTSSMPTARK; from the coding sequence ATGCAACGCCGGGCGAACCTCGTGCTGCTCAACACCCTGTCGCTGTCGAGGCTGCCGATGGCGGTGGCGTTCATCGCCATTCCCGACACGGTGGTGCGCGCGGTGCTGGTGATGCTGGCGGCGTTCACCGACTTCCTCGACGGGTGGATTGCCCGTCACCGGGGACTGGCCACGCGCATCGGCGCGCTCATCGACCCGGTGGCCGACCGGGGCTTCATGGTGACGGCCATCCTCGTCTGCTACCTCGACGGGCTCATCGCCCTGCCCGAGGTGTTGCTACTGGTGGTGCGCGACATCGGCACCGCCATCGGCTTCATCGTCGCCCGCGTGGTGCCGGGCTTGCGGTCGGTGGAATTGAAGGCCCGGCTGCTCGGCAAGGTCGTCACCTCGCTGCAGTTGGTGGCCCTGCTGTGCGTGCTGCTCTTCCCACCGGCGGTGTCGCCGCTCGTCGCGCTCATTGGCGTGCTGTCGCTCGCCTCGGTGGTGGACTACTCGCGCGCGGTGCTGCATGCGCGGGTGCGCGGCCGGGAGTCCTCGCAGGCCCACGTGCACCACGGCCCCACAGAGGGGCCCACGTCTTCCATGCCCACGGCGCGCAAGTAG
- a CDS encoding DUF4846 domain-containing protein: MPGLLVLALLAPGAAKAMGPSPDSSASGLSRPSAAERETARDSVLGLRRQVLELRGQESSDEATTASTSEPRAPTREELARYAWLSADAKVRLLESAFAPPKGYTRVAVEAGSFGAWLRGLPLRPAGTPVRHFRGGEVLAGDDARLAAVAEMDVGTANLQQCADSVIRLHAEWLWSSNQRERIAYRFTSGDAAAWPRYAAGDRAKVTGSKVAWVRSAKADSSRAAFRAYLDLVFTYAGTMSLEPLKKRPSRDDVRPGDFFVLGGSPGHAVVVLDVAANPEGRRVALLGQGFMPAQDFHVLSPGGDDAPWFPLDGDAVATPFWKPFPWSSLRRFP; the protein is encoded by the coding sequence GTGCCGGGGTTGCTGGTACTGGCGCTCCTGGCTCCCGGCGCGGCGAAGGCCATGGGCCCGTCTCCGGACTCCAGCGCGTCTGGACTCAGCCGCCCCTCGGCCGCCGAGCGCGAAACGGCCCGGGACTCCGTCCTCGGCCTGCGGCGCCAGGTGCTCGAGCTCCGGGGGCAGGAGTCCTCCGACGAGGCCACCACCGCTTCCACCTCCGAGCCCCGGGCCCCCACCCGTGAAGAGCTGGCGCGCTACGCGTGGCTGTCCGCGGACGCGAAGGTCCGTCTGCTGGAATCCGCCTTCGCACCCCCGAAGGGCTACACGCGCGTCGCGGTGGAGGCCGGCTCGTTCGGCGCGTGGCTGCGAGGGCTGCCCCTGCGTCCCGCCGGCACCCCCGTGCGCCACTTCCGGGGCGGCGAGGTGCTGGCTGGCGACGACGCGCGACTGGCGGCGGTGGCGGAAATGGACGTGGGCACGGCGAACCTCCAGCAGTGCGCCGACTCCGTCATCCGCCTCCACGCCGAGTGGCTCTGGTCCAGCAACCAGCGCGAGCGCATCGCCTACCGCTTCACCAGCGGAGACGCCGCCGCCTGGCCCCGCTACGCGGCGGGAGACCGGGCGAAAGTCACGGGCTCGAAGGTGGCGTGGGTGCGCAGCGCGAAGGCGGATTCCTCCCGCGCCGCGTTCCGCGCGTACCTGGACCTGGTCTTCACCTACGCGGGCACGATGTCGCTGGAGCCCCTGAAGAAGCGCCCCTCGCGAGACGACGTGCGGCCCGGGGACTTCTTCGTGCTGGGCGGCAGCCCGGGGCACGCGGTGGTGGTGCTGGACGTGGCGGCCAACCCCGAGGGCCGTCGGGTGGCGCTGCTGGGGCAGGGCTTCATGCCCGCGCAGGACTTCCACGTCCTCTCCCCGGGCGGCGACGACGCGCCCTGGTTCCCGCTGGACGGCGACGCGGTCGCCACGCCCTTCTGGAAGCCGTTCCCGTGGTCCTCGCTGCGCCGCTTCCCGTGA
- a CDS encoding thioredoxin domain-containing protein gives MSKPSVWVSLAVGLVLGFVGGRVGRPSEASAGAVEARGAPAAAAKAPGARQRPPISPTVYKVPLDGSIAAGPEDALVTLVEFSDYECPFCSRAHGTVKQLQEKYGKKLRVVMKHHPLPNHPHAKPAALAALAAGEQGKFWEMHDTLFSNARALSEGDLERYAQGLGLDVERWKKDMADSRLAERIRKDESLAMQVGATGTPGFFVNGRFISGAQPLEVFTGVVDEELGKAEALVKGGVRAAEVYARVIEKGVDRPPSQPAAAQQELPVQKVEVGNAPARGPANAPVTLVAFSDFECPFCARAVPTMKALEQEYAGKLRVAFKHQPLDMHRHAKLAAAASLAAHEQGKFWEFHDILFANQRQLDRASLEAYAKQLGLNEARFKAALDSGKFDSQLTADMSEGTRVGANGTPTFFINGRPLVGALPIDQFRRIIDEELKKSGMAAR, from the coding sequence GTGTCCAAGCCGTCCGTGTGGGTGAGCCTCGCCGTGGGGCTCGTGTTGGGTTTCGTGGGAGGTCGGGTCGGCCGTCCCTCGGAGGCATCCGCTGGCGCCGTCGAGGCGCGCGGGGCTCCGGCAGCGGCGGCGAAGGCGCCGGGCGCCCGGCAGCGTCCTCCGATTTCGCCCACCGTCTACAAGGTGCCGCTGGATGGCTCGATTGCGGCCGGGCCCGAGGACGCGCTCGTCACGCTGGTGGAGTTCTCCGACTACGAGTGCCCCTTCTGCTCGCGCGCGCACGGGACGGTGAAGCAGCTCCAGGAGAAGTACGGGAAGAAGCTGCGCGTGGTGATGAAGCACCACCCGCTGCCCAACCACCCGCACGCAAAGCCCGCGGCGCTCGCGGCGCTCGCGGCCGGCGAGCAGGGGAAGTTCTGGGAGATGCACGACACTCTCTTCAGCAACGCACGCGCGCTGAGCGAGGGGGATTTGGAGCGCTACGCCCAGGGGCTGGGCCTGGACGTGGAGCGCTGGAAGAAGGACATGGCCGACTCGCGGCTGGCCGAGCGCATCCGCAAGGACGAGTCGCTGGCGATGCAGGTGGGCGCCACCGGGACGCCGGGCTTCTTCGTGAATGGGCGCTTCATCAGCGGCGCGCAGCCGCTGGAGGTCTTCACGGGCGTGGTGGACGAGGAGCTGGGCAAGGCGGAGGCGCTGGTGAAGGGCGGCGTGCGTGCGGCGGAGGTGTACGCGCGCGTCATCGAGAAGGGCGTGGACCGGCCGCCGTCGCAGCCCGCGGCCGCGCAGCAGGAGCTGCCGGTGCAGAAGGTGGAGGTGGGCAACGCGCCCGCGCGCGGCCCGGCGAACGCGCCGGTGACGCTGGTGGCCTTCTCCGACTTCGAGTGCCCGTTCTGCGCCCGCGCGGTGCCGACGATGAAGGCCCTGGAGCAGGAGTACGCCGGGAAGCTGCGCGTGGCCTTCAAGCACCAGCCGCTGGACATGCACCGGCACGCGAAGCTGGCGGCCGCCGCGTCCCTGGCCGCGCACGAGCAGGGGAAGTTCTGGGAGTTCCACGACATCCTCTTCGCCAACCAGCGGCAGTTGGACAGGGCCTCGCTGGAGGCCTACGCGAAGCAGCTCGGCCTGAATGAGGCGCGCTTCAAGGCGGCGCTGGACTCGGGAAAGTTCGACAGCCAACTGACGGCGGACATGAGCGAGGGCACGCGCGTGGGGGCCAATGGGACGCCCACGTTCTTCATCAATGGCCGCCCGCTGGTGGGCGCGCTGCCCATCGACCAGTTCCGCCGCAT
- a CDS encoding putative Ig domain-containing protein gives MPPGISVVNGAEGGVLTGTPTQPGTYTVTLTVSDSLIQTVNSDTLMLKVD, from the coding sequence GTGCCTCCCGGCATCTCCGTCGTCAACGGCGCGGAGGGAGGAGTCCTCACCGGCACGCCTACCCAGCCGGGCACATACACGGTGACGCTCACCGTCTCGGACTCCCTGATTCAAACCGTGAACAGCGACACGCTGATGCTGAAGGTGGACTGA
- a CDS encoding caspase family protein translates to MRLLLRAPLMALWVALLFSASARAASSDGAYAVIVAHNGGLDRNQAPLRYADDDGARYYELLAPRVREAVLLSVLDDETQVLHPGLAALTRPPTRAALKESLARLNARMAADRARGERPILYFVFTGHGKRGAAGEGTVSLLDGPFTRTDLFQGVLAPSQASFIHLIVDACDSYYFVHSRGALPVGPAHTEAVKGLLATRELDRYPQVGVVLSTSTEQESHEWSAIRSGVFSHLVRSALTGAADVNADGRVEYSELHAFVAAASQGAEDVRGKLAAFVRPPALDRSVALSDLSTQAALSYLLVPPGMEGRLWVEDARGLRVAEFNKERERSVVLALPPGRGYFLRTNGREAAFTFSKPGAVVDAGGLGWHETALAARGAVQDALRDRLFSVPFGSRFYRGYVANLELPPVAPEEGPDLSP, encoded by the coding sequence ATGAGACTTCTCCTCCGCGCACCCCTCATGGCCCTGTGGGTCGCGCTGCTCTTCTCGGCCTCCGCCCGCGCCGCGTCTTCCGACGGGGCCTATGCCGTCATCGTCGCGCACAACGGCGGGTTGGACAGGAACCAGGCCCCCCTGCGCTACGCGGATGACGACGGCGCGCGGTACTACGAATTGCTGGCACCCCGCGTGCGCGAGGCGGTGCTGCTGAGCGTCCTGGACGACGAGACGCAGGTGCTCCACCCGGGGCTGGCGGCCCTGACGCGTCCGCCCACCCGCGCGGCCCTGAAGGAGTCCCTCGCGCGGCTCAACGCGCGCATGGCGGCGGACAGGGCCCGGGGCGAGCGTCCGATTCTGTACTTCGTCTTCACCGGCCACGGGAAGCGAGGCGCCGCGGGCGAGGGGACGGTGAGCCTGCTGGACGGCCCCTTCACTCGCACGGACCTCTTCCAGGGCGTGCTCGCGCCCAGCCAGGCGTCGTTCATCCACCTCATCGTGGACGCGTGTGACTCGTACTACTTCGTGCACTCGCGCGGCGCGCTGCCGGTGGGGCCCGCGCACACGGAGGCGGTGAAGGGCCTCCTGGCGACGCGCGAGCTGGACCGCTACCCGCAGGTGGGCGTGGTGCTGTCCACGTCGACGGAGCAGGAGAGCCACGAGTGGAGCGCCATCCGCTCGGGGGTGTTCAGCCACCTGGTGCGCTCGGCGCTCACCGGCGCGGCGGACGTCAACGCGGACGGGCGCGTGGAGTACTCGGAGTTGCACGCCTTCGTCGCGGCCGCGAGCCAGGGCGCGGAGGACGTGCGCGGCAAGCTCGCGGCGTTCGTCCGGCCTCCCGCGCTGGACCGCTCGGTGGCGCTGTCGGATTTGAGCACGCAGGCGGCGCTGAGCTACCTGCTGGTGCCCCCGGGCATGGAGGGGCGGCTGTGGGTGGAGGACGCCCGGGGCCTGCGCGTGGCGGAGTTCAACAAGGAGCGCGAGCGCTCGGTGGTGCTGGCGCTGCCGCCGGGGCGCGGCTACTTCCTGCGCACGAACGGACGTGAAGCGGCGTTCACCTTCTCGAAGCCGGGCGCGGTGGTGGATGCGGGCGGGCTGGGGTGGCACGAGACGGCGCTCGCCGCGCGCGGGGCGGTGCAGGACGCGCTGCGCGACAGGCTCTTCTCGGTGCCCTTCGGCTCGCGCTTCTACCGGGGCTACGTGGCCAACCTCGAGCTGCCGCCGGTGGCGCCCGAGGAAGGACCGGACCTGTCGCCATGA